One genomic segment of Ricinus communis isolate WT05 ecotype wild-type chromosome 5, ASM1957865v1, whole genome shotgun sequence includes these proteins:
- the LOC8260275 gene encoding ADP-ribosylation factor-like protein 8c isoform X2 produces MGLLDSLLNWLRSLFFKQEMELSLVGLQNAGKTSLVNAVATGGYSEDMIPTVGFNMRKVTKGNVTIKLWDLGGQRRFRTMWERYCRGVSAILYVVDAADRDSVPIARSELHDLVVKPSLSGIPLLVLGNKIDKSEALSKQALGPRINYR; encoded by the exons ATGGGTCTCCTTGATTCCCTTCTCAACTGGCTCCGCAG TTTATTCTTTAAACAGGAAATGGAGCTATCACTTGTAGGCCTTCAGAATGCAGGAAAGACATCTCTTGTTAATGCAGTTGCT ACTGGAGGGTACAGTGAAGATATGATTCCAACT GTGGGATTCAACATGAGGAAAGTTACAAAAGGCAACGTGACAATAAAGCTCTGGGATCTTGGAGGTCAACGGAGGTTTCGTACAATGTGGGAGCGATACTGTCGTGGGGTGTCTGCAATTCT ATATGTAGTTGATGCTGCTGATAGAGACAGTGTTCCCATCGCTCGAAGTGAATTACATGACCTTGTGGTAAAACCTTCCTTAAGTGGAATCCCTTTGCTTGTTCTTGGCAACAAAATCGACAAGTCTGAAGCTCTTTCAAAGCAAGCATTG GGGCCTCGAATCAATTACAGATAG
- the LOC8260275 gene encoding ADP-ribosylation factor-like protein 8c isoform X1, with the protein MGLLDSLLNWLRSLFFKQEMELSLVGLQNAGKTSLVNAVATGGYSEDMIPTVGFNMRKVTKGNVTIKLWDLGGQRRFRTMWERYCRGVSAILYVVDAADRDSVPIARSELHDLVVKPSLSGIPLLVLGNKIDKSEALSKQALVDQLGLESITDREVCCYMISCKDSVNIDVVIDWLIKHSKTAK; encoded by the exons ATGGGTCTCCTTGATTCCCTTCTCAACTGGCTCCGCAG TTTATTCTTTAAACAGGAAATGGAGCTATCACTTGTAGGCCTTCAGAATGCAGGAAAGACATCTCTTGTTAATGCAGTTGCT ACTGGAGGGTACAGTGAAGATATGATTCCAACT GTGGGATTCAACATGAGGAAAGTTACAAAAGGCAACGTGACAATAAAGCTCTGGGATCTTGGAGGTCAACGGAGGTTTCGTACAATGTGGGAGCGATACTGTCGTGGGGTGTCTGCAATTCT ATATGTAGTTGATGCTGCTGATAGAGACAGTGTTCCCATCGCTCGAAGTGAATTACATGACCTTGTGGTAAAACCTTCCTTAAGTGGAATCCCTTTGCTTGTTCTTGGCAACAAAATCGACAAGTCTGAAGCTCTTTCAAAGCAAGCATTGGTAGATCAACT GGGCCTCGAATCAATTACAGATAGAGAGGTGTGCTGCTATATGATATCATGCAAAGACTCGGTAAACATAGATGTTGTCATTGACTGGCTTATCAAGCATTCAAAGACGGCAAAATGA